The following are encoded together in the Montipora capricornis isolate CH-2021 chromosome 5, ASM3666992v2, whole genome shotgun sequence genome:
- the LOC138050007 gene encoding heparan-alpha-glucosaminide N-acetyltransferase-like — MKRWICWSVLLGGITLILTGLNNDSVIPINKNLWSVSFIFATGDMAFLLLSFCYLLIRCVRLLEWSAILLPRNELYFSLRWK; from the exons ATGAAGCGATGGATATGTTGGTCTGTGTTACTG GGCGGTATCACTCTTATACTTACTGGCTTGAATAATGACAGCGTCATTCCAATAAACAAGAATTTGTG GTCGGTGTCGTTCATCTTTGCTACTGGTGATATGGCATTTCTACTTCTCTCATTCTGTTACTTGCTGATAAGATGTGTTCGGTTGCTGGAATGGAGCGCCATTTTGTTACCCAG AAATGAACTCTATTTTAGTTTACGTTGGAAGTGA